A window of Micrococcus endophyticus contains these coding sequences:
- a CDS encoding cytochrome b, which yields MSTTVKEFQPATSTGRIANFVDTRMGMSPIVKFFGRKIFPDHWTFMFGEVALYSFVILLLSGAFLTFFFDPSMSHVTYNGAYAPLRGIEMSAAYASTLDISFDVRGGLFMRQLHHWAALLFVAAMSVHMLRVFFTGAFRRPRELNWLVGCFLLMAGWAAGFTGYSLPDEVLSGNGLRIIDGILKSLPLVGTYLSAFFFGGEFPGYSIIGRLYALHIMIVPAAILLLIGIHLFMVVVHKHTQYPGPGRTENNVVGYPVGPVYAAKAGGFFFIVFGVLALIASTVTINANWNYGPYDPSPVQAGTQPDWYIGVFDGALRLMPGMIGDFSFLWNIPMPWGSSVSLPMGVLVPLIPVGVLIVGMCAWPWVERWITKDDTEHHLLDRPRNAPTRTGIGVAAVIWYCVMWAAASSDLIATHFHLSLNDVLYALRTLFFLGPVIGFIVTRRICLSLQRKDRELVLHGHEAGVIEMSPDGGFHERHRQLTDHELYRLVSFEDRRPVPALPNRSGKVGMIEKARAGLNRMFYQDRVAPVTREELVEARTHGHHGVEDAGHRELGADPSSHNPKIDG from the coding sequence ATGAGCACCACCGTGAAAGAGTTCCAGCCGGCGACCTCGACCGGCCGCATCGCGAACTTCGTCGACACCCGCATGGGGATGTCCCCCATCGTGAAGTTCTTCGGTCGGAAGATCTTCCCTGACCACTGGACGTTCATGTTCGGCGAGGTCGCCCTCTACAGCTTCGTCATCCTGCTGCTGTCGGGCGCGTTCCTCACGTTCTTCTTCGACCCGTCGATGTCGCACGTGACCTACAACGGCGCCTACGCCCCGCTGCGCGGCATCGAGATGTCCGCGGCCTACGCTTCGACGCTCGACATCTCGTTCGACGTCCGTGGCGGCCTGTTCATGCGCCAGCTGCACCACTGGGCTGCGCTGCTCTTCGTGGCCGCGATGTCCGTGCACATGCTGCGCGTGTTCTTCACCGGCGCGTTCCGTCGCCCGCGTGAGCTGAACTGGCTGGTCGGCTGCTTCCTGCTGATGGCCGGCTGGGCCGCCGGCTTCACCGGCTACTCCCTGCCCGACGAGGTGCTCTCCGGCAACGGCCTGCGCATCATCGACGGCATCCTGAAGTCGCTGCCCCTCGTGGGCACCTACCTCTCCGCCTTCTTCTTCGGCGGCGAGTTCCCCGGCTACTCGATCATCGGCCGTCTGTACGCGCTGCACATCATGATCGTGCCCGCGGCCATCCTGCTGCTGATCGGCATCCACCTGTTCATGGTGGTCGTGCACAAGCACACCCAGTACCCGGGCCCGGGCCGCACCGAGAACAACGTGGTCGGCTACCCGGTCGGCCCGGTGTACGCGGCCAAGGCCGGCGGCTTCTTCTTCATCGTGTTCGGCGTCCTCGCCCTCATCGCCTCCACCGTCACGATCAACGCCAATTGGAACTACGGTCCCTACGACCCGTCCCCCGTCCAGGCCGGCACCCAGCCCGACTGGTACATCGGCGTGTTCGACGGCGCCCTGCGCCTGATGCCGGGCATGATCGGCGACTTCTCCTTCCTGTGGAACATCCCCATGCCGTGGGGCTCCTCGGTCTCGCTGCCGATGGGCGTCCTCGTCCCGCTGATCCCGGTCGGCGTGCTGATCGTGGGCATGTGCGCCTGGCCGTGGGTCGAGCGCTGGATCACCAAGGACGACACCGAGCACCACCTGCTCGACCGTCCGCGCAACGCCCCGACCCGCACGGGCATCGGCGTCGCCGCGGTCATCTGGTACTGCGTGATGTGGGCGGCGGCGTCCTCGGACCTCATCGCCACGCACTTCCACCTGTCCCTGAACGACGTGCTCTACGCCCTGCGCACGCTGTTCTTCCTGGGCCCGGTGATCGGTTTCATCGTGACGCGCCGCATCTGCCTGTCGCTGCAGCGCAAGGACCGTGAGCTCGTGCTCCACGGCCACGAGGCCGGCGTGATCGAGATGTCCCCCGACGGCGGTTTCCACGAGCGCCATCGCCAGCTCACCGATCACGAGCTGTACCGTCTCGTGTCCTTCGAGGACCGTCGCCCCGTGCCGGCCCTCCCCAACCGCTCCGGCAAGGTGGGCATGATCGAGAAGGCCCGCGCCGGCCTGAACCGCATGTTCTACCAGGACCGCGTCGCCCCGGTGACCCGCGAGGAGCTGGTCGAGGCCCGCACCCACGGCCACCACGGCGTCGAGGACGCCGGCCACCGCGAGCTGGGCGCCGACCCGAGCTCGCACAACCCGAAGATCGACGGCTGA
- a CDS encoding ubiquinol-cytochrome c reductase iron-sulfur subunit: protein MGEKGFEGTGHRSDALEHAGEDAPRYAIDNPGLPPHRPRLADEDPKAAKRAERQVSVMFLISIVGTVLFFIGYFGVGQIGNDEAFSKIYLQNLLLGLGTALAMFGIGIGVVHWAKTLMPDHETIEERHEVRTEADRVAATNMISEILDESQIKRRPLLRNTLIGAALLAPLPFIAVFRDLDNTDNFSDEEIHNFGPERLRHTMWAEGVRLVRDPTGSPIKASDVTLGSAVHVIPDGLNDMSYGKLNEKAKAVVLLMRLDPAKVQITPGREDWNVDGIFAYSKVCTHVGCPIALYEQHTHHLLCPCHQSTFDLTQECKVIFGPASHALPQLPITVDDEGFLVAQSDFHEPVGPVYWERG, encoded by the coding sequence ATGGGCGAGAAAGGCTTTGAAGGGACCGGGCACCGCTCGGACGCCCTCGAGCACGCCGGCGAGGACGCGCCCCGGTACGCGATCGACAACCCGGGCCTCCCGCCGCACCGTCCGCGTCTGGCCGATGAGGATCCGAAGGCCGCGAAGCGCGCCGAGCGCCAGGTCTCGGTCATGTTCCTCATCTCCATCGTGGGCACCGTGCTGTTCTTCATCGGCTACTTCGGAGTCGGACAGATCGGCAACGACGAGGCGTTCAGCAAGATCTACCTGCAGAACCTGCTGCTCGGCCTCGGCACCGCCCTGGCCATGTTCGGCATCGGCATCGGCGTCGTGCACTGGGCCAAGACCCTGATGCCCGACCACGAGACGATCGAGGAGCGCCACGAGGTCCGCACCGAGGCCGACCGCGTCGCCGCGACCAACATGATCTCGGAGATCCTGGACGAGTCGCAGATCAAGCGTCGCCCCCTGCTGCGCAACACCCTCATCGGTGCGGCCCTGCTGGCCCCGCTCCCGTTCATCGCCGTGTTCCGCGACCTGGACAACACGGACAACTTCTCGGACGAGGAGATCCACAACTTCGGCCCCGAGCGCCTGCGCCACACCATGTGGGCCGAGGGCGTGCGCCTCGTGCGCGACCCCACCGGCTCCCCCATCAAGGCCTCGGACGTGACCCTCGGCTCCGCCGTGCACGTCATCCCGGACGGCCTGAACGACATGAGCTACGGCAAGCTCAACGAGAAGGCCAAGGCCGTCGTGCTGCTCATGCGCCTGGATCCCGCCAAGGTGCAGATCACCCCGGGCCGCGAGGACTGGAACGTGGACGGCATCTTCGCCTACTCCAAGGTCTGCACGCACGTGGGCTGCCCGATCGCCCTGTACGAGCAGCACACCCACCACCTGCTCTGCCCCTGCCACCAGTCGACCTTCGACCTCACGCAGGAGTGCAAGGTCATCTTCGGCCCGGCCAGCCACGCGCTGCCGCAGCTGCCGATCACCGTGGACGACGAGGGCTTCCTCGTGGCCCAGAGCGATTTCCATGAGCCCGTCGGGCCTGTCTACTGGGAGCGTGGCTGA
- a CDS encoding c-type cytochrome: protein MKALSQNRRHPLMGLALLLLGLLVTGGLYSVASTVNQAQAATQVTAAASADDITEGEKLFNANCATCHGMGAAGGPSGPSLIGVGAASVDFQVGTGRMPMQMNGPQAPAKPNQFNEEQTAQLAAYVASLGAGPAIPEDEYLDINNEDVDITRGGDLFRINCAMCHNAAAAGGALTRGKYAPSLQGVEEKHIYEAMETGPQNMPVFSDANVKPEDKRDIIAYLKTIENQGSPGGLQLGSLGPVSEGLFIWTAGLALIIGFMVWLTSRSS, encoded by the coding sequence GTGAAGGCACTTTCGCAGAACCGACGCCATCCACTGATGGGGCTGGCGCTCCTCCTGCTGGGACTCCTGGTGACCGGCGGACTGTACTCCGTCGCGAGCACCGTGAACCAGGCACAGGCGGCCACGCAGGTCACCGCGGCCGCCTCGGCTGATGACATCACCGAGGGCGAGAAGCTCTTCAACGCCAACTGCGCCACCTGCCACGGCATGGGCGCCGCGGGGGGCCCCTCCGGCCCGTCCCTGATCGGCGTCGGCGCCGCGTCCGTCGACTTCCAGGTCGGCACCGGCCGCATGCCCATGCAGATGAACGGCCCGCAGGCCCCGGCCAAGCCGAACCAGTTCAACGAGGAGCAGACCGCTCAGCTCGCCGCCTACGTCGCCTCCCTCGGCGCCGGCCCGGCCATCCCCGAGGACGAGTACCTCGACATCAACAACGAGGACGTGGACATCACCCGCGGCGGCGACCTGTTCCGCATCAACTGCGCGATGTGCCACAACGCCGCCGCCGCCGGCGGTGCGCTGACCCGCGGCAAGTACGCCCCGTCGCTGCAGGGCGTCGAGGAGAAGCACATCTACGAGGCCATGGAGACCGGCCCGCAGAACATGCCCGTCTTCTCGGACGCGAACGTCAAGCCCGAGGACAAGCGCGACATCATCGCCTACCTCAAGACCATCGAGAACCAGGGCTCCCCCGGCGGCCTGCAGCTCGGCTCGCTCGGCCCCGTCTCCGAGGGCCTGTTCATCTGGACCGCGGGCCTCGCGCTGATCATCGGCTTCATGGTCTGGCTGACCAGCCGGTCCTCCTGA